The Bacillota bacterium genome segment AACCACCCGAACGGAGATCGGGTTTTCTCCTCTTAGGCCCACGCCACTGATACCATGCCCACACCGGAAACATATAGTCTTCGGGCGGGTTTCCAATCCTCTGTTTCATCACATCAACCAACCACTGGTATGCGAAAAGAAAATCGGGATCGACCAAACTAGGATCAGTCCGGTAAACCCCATCCCGTTGAAGTATTTCCCAGAAATCGTAAGCTTGAACTGTCCATAAAAGCATTCTCTCACCTATTCTCGCCAGTGACGTATAACGTTTGGTACTCACGACGTCCACCAGCCTTAGATAGATTCCGCTGAAAAAGTCAGCCAAAAAGTTCCTTGAAAATGCATATAAATCAAGGGATTCCGGCTCCTGTG includes the following:
- a CDS encoding DUF3841 domain-containing protein → QEPESLDLYAFSRNFLADFFSGIYLRLVDVVSTKRYTSLARIGERMLLWTVQAYDFWEILQRDGVYRTDPSLVDPDFLFAYQWLVDVMKQRIGNPPEDYMFPVWAWYQWRGPKRRKPDLRSGGFIGKREKGVRIEFELEDSQVLLSDFDLWHFVLNYWYLPYNEEDHKRFEEELEKKGISYYNQKPLADIDAHQKIVRSWERIFDLSWVDEKGYVAYPAEEKSVQATFWELRIDQVRKVKEFRQR